CCCCGGAGTATAACTGAACCCAGGGATCGTGCCCTCTCACCATCTACTATCTCCACCGTCTCCTGGAGATGGAGGTTCAGGTAGTCGTCGACGCTGTTGAGGGTTCCCTCCAGAACGTTCCGCTGCGACCCTTTCATCTCCACCTTGATCCTGGACCCGATCAACGTTTGTACCTTCTTGCTCGGAAACACGACTTATGCCTCTTGCTCGTTTATTTTCAGAACCGGCGGAGAGCCGGCCTCTCAGAGGAGATCCACCAAATCAGGAATATAAATGCGACGGGCGTAAAAGGGGGGCGATCAGAAGTGCGGCCACTATACCGCCACAACTTCCTTTATGCCGTCCACGTTCTTCTTCAGCTCTCTTTCGACGAAGTTCTTGAGGGTCATCTGAGAGAAGGGGCAACCTGCGCAGCTTCCAGTCAGCTTCACCGAGACCACCCCGTCCTCGGCGACGTCGACCAGCTCGATATCTCCACCTTCCATCCTGAGGGCGTTCCTGATCACCTCGAGGACGGACTCCACCTCTCGTCTCAACTTCTCCATGGATCCTCAATCTCCTCTGACCTTCAGTACTGTTACCTTTTGCCCCATGATCGTATACCTTATCCCTTTTAAACCTTGTTCCAGCCCCTTGACGATCGGCTCGCAGTCGCCGTCGATGACGGTGTTGACCAGGACCCCGGGCTCTGCATGATGTCTGACCGCCTCGATCGTCATCTCCGGGTCCTCCTTCAGGAGGAAGCTTTTCCATTCTTTTGGAGCCATCCCCTTATACTCATATAGATAAAATCCGGTGATACCAAGCTCGGTGAGGGTATTTATCACCCGGCCGAGGTGCTCGTGATCTACAAATATCTTGACCAATGTCTTCATAAAATCCCTTCCCGATACTCTGACACGAGACTTTAAATAACTTCTGCCGTCCCGGGATCTTCGGCCACCAGATACGCTTTTATCCCGCGAGGGGGCTTATCCCTCCGATCGATATGGCCGCTGGCAAGGACATCCGAGACGTCCTCCAGGAGGCGGGGATCGCCATCGACGAGGTGGTCTCCGCCGCCCTGGAGCTTTACGTGCCGCATCCGGGGGTGGAGACGAGGTCGAAGGCCGAGGAGGTCTTCCGGAGGGAGCTCGACCTCGCCCTCTCCGACCCGAACCTCTGCCTCCTGATCTACGCGGGGCTCCTCCTGGAGGCGGAGGGGAGGAGGGGAGGCCTCCCCAACATGAAAAGCTCCGATTACGAGAGGGATCTCACGTACCTGATAGCCGATGAGGTGATCGGGATGACGATAGCCAAGTACATCGGAGGGTACAAGGGGACCTTCGACTACGTGCGGTACGATAAGGCGAAGCCTGGGATCCTGGGGGTCCTCGGACCCTTCATGGACGACGTCATAGCGGGGCTGATCGGCGGGGTCTCCGCGAACATGTACACCAGGGCGGTGTTCGGCTGAAGGACCACCTCCTCGCCCTCAAGGCCGGCTTCGGCTTTCTATCGACGATACCCGTCGGGATATCGATGGAGGGGATCGAGGCCCTGATGAGGCACATCTACCTCTTCCCCCTGGTGGGGGCGGCCCTCGGCCTCATCTACGCCGCCATAGCCCTCGCCCTGACGGCCGTGGTCCCGCCGGGGATCGCGGCGGCCTTGATCATCGTCGCGATATTCAAGCTCTGCGGGATAAACCACGCCGACGGCCTCGCCGACTTTGGGGACGGGGTCGGCGCCCATACCACCGTCGATAAGAAGATCGCCGCCATGAAGGACGTCCACATCGGGACCGGCGGCGTCCTCTTCGTGACGCTTTCGATCCTCGCCGTCTACGGGTCCCTGACGGCGATCCCGGCGGCGGCCCTGCCGGTCTCCCTGGTGGTGGCGGAGGTGGCGGCGAAGCAGTCGATGGTCGCCTTCGCCGCCTTCTCCACCCCCCTCCACCAGGGCTTCGGCTCCATCGCCATCCAGAACGCCGACCGGGCCGACTTCCTCCTCGGCCTCGGGGCGGCAGCCCTCCTCTGTGGCGCCTTCGCCGGCCCCCTGGGGATCGCCGTCCTCCTGGCGGCCCAGGTCTCGGCGTTTTATATGGTCGCCGTATCGAGGAGGAACTTCGGAGGAGCCACCGGCGACGGCTTCGGCGCCACCAACGAGGTGGCACGGGCCGTCTCCCTGGTCCTCGCCAACGTCCTTCTCGCCCAGGGACTCGGATGGGGGGGGGCGATCTGGACGCCGTGGTGATGGCAGGGGGCCTCGGGACGAGGCTGAAGATGGGGGAGAAGCCGATGGTCCGCCTCCTCGGCCGTCCCCTCATCGGATGGGTCGTCTCCGCCCTCCGGGAGAGCGCCCTCGATAGGGTCTTCGTGGCGACGTCCCCCCGATCCCCCGGGACGGCGGCCTGGGCCGAGGGGGAGGGGCTCGAGGTGGTGGAGACGCCGGGGGCGGGGTACGTCCCCGACATGATCTCCGCCGTCGAGGGGGCGGGGATCGAGGGGCCGGTCCTGATCGTGATGGCGGACCTGCCCCTCCTCCGGGGAGAGATCCTGGACGAGATCCTGGAGGTCTACGAAGGCGTCCCGGAGCCGGCCCTCTCGGTCCACGCCCCCCTGGAGATATACCGGCGGATCGGGGCGATCCCCGACGCCCTCTTCAACTATCGAGGCCGGCTGATCGTCCCCGCGGGGGTGAACGTCCTCCTCGGCTCGGAGATCAGGGCCGAGCAGGAGGACTACCACCTGATCCTCGATAGGCCGGAGGTGGCGGCCAACGTCAACTCTCCGGAGGATTTAGCCATATGCGAGGCGATCCTCCGGGGAGAGCTTCTGATCTGAGATTTGAGGTGAAGATATGGATTACGTGGAGATCGAAGGCGAGAAGTACCCGGTCGAAGACCTGGAGACCCTGACGGGGGAGGCGAAGATGGAGGCTGCGAGAGGTTACATCCTCCTCCTGGCGAGGGTCCTGAAGGACCCCCTGAGCCTCCCCCGGAGGCTGAAGGAGATCTGCTCCCTAAAGCTGAACGACGAAGAGAGGCGAGACCTCCGGATGGCCCTGATCCGGGTCCAGATCGAGAGTGAATTGAGGATGAACGAGGACATCCAGCGGTACCAGCAGAGGAGGTACGTATCCCAGGTGATCGAGATCCTCATCTTCAAAGACCTCCTCCTCGCCCCCGGAGAGCCCGAGGAGATGGATTGAGCGACGGTATTGGCCAAAGAGATCGGAGAATCCGATCTTGCTGGGTCGTATATCCGATTAAGAAGGAAAAGCTGGATGATCCGATCGGAGGTATGAAGAAAAAAAGTAGGAGAAGGGCCTGACCCCCCGGGGAGACCCTTCAACGCCGTTTTTTTGCGGCTTCACTTCTTTGGTGGCCACTGCTTTTCCATCCAGCCGGGGATCCTTCCGGAGTCCTCGGGGCCGACCATGGCCTTGACCTTGTAGGCGTAGAGGTCGTCCAGCTCGCCGCTGAACTTGGCGGCCATCCCGGGGAGGATGAAGGCCTTGTGGGTCGTCTTCTCGAAGTCCATCCCCGCCTCGGCGAAGGCGTCCTTGATCTTGGCTGGGGTCAGCTGGCCGCCAGCGACGGAGGCCTGGACGCCGATGCCGTCGGTGTTCACCGCCAGGAGGTACGAGTCGATGTTGTTGGATCCGAGGTCCGACTCGACCGTATAGTAGGTCAGGGCGAAGTTGGTGGTGAGGAAGACCGGGGAGCTCTCCGTGGGGTTGCCCACCTTGTAGAGGCCAGGCTTCACCTGGACGGGGGTCCTGGGGTCGGTGTAGATGTTGAACCTCAGGTGCATGTCGGGCATGACGCTGTGGGGCTCGATGGAGTGCCTGATCATGATGTCGGCGCCGCGGATGACGAAGGTGGCGGCGAGGACAGACTCCCAGTAGGCGCCCCGAACCGGGTCCTTGGTGGTCATCCAGGCGTTGATCGGCAGGGCCATCACGGGGTAGTTGAAGTCCTTCTGCCCCTCCTCGACCGAAGCCCTCCGGAGCTTGATGAAGTTCTGGAGGGACTCCTGGAGCTTCTCGCCGTTGGGGGCGGTGCCGGGGTCGAGGACTAGGTCCTTGAGGCCCATCTCGGCGAAGGTCTGGGCCATCCCCTTGAGGCCGTCGAGGTCGAAGGGGACGGAGAGGGTGACCGGGACCTTGTAGTCGAAGGCGAGCTGGGCCACCTCCTTCCAGTTCTCCTTGGTGGCGGCGTAGATCAGGGGCCTGGTGGCTGCAGAGACCTCGAGACCGGCCTTCAGGACCTTCGGGTCGAAGGAGCAGAGGATCATCGGCTTCTTGGTGTTCTCCATCACCTTCTTGACGCAGGCTGCAAACTTGGCGGGGTCGCCGGTAACGGACCTGACCGCCACCATCTCGACGCTCTCCCATTTGCCGATGTAGAACTTCTTCCAGCCGTCGATCAGCTTGACCCTCTCGACGAGGTCCGCCTCATTCATGCCGTCGGTGACGTCGTAGGCAAATGGAGGCTTGTTGAAGAAGGTCATCTGGTGGCGGTACATCACGTCCTCGCCTCCGACCTTCAGCTGCTGGTCGCCAACTCCGACGTATACCAGGGCGACCTCGGGGGCGATGACGGCCTTCAGCTGGTCGAGCTTCTTGCCGTACTTCTTCTGGTTCTTCTCGTCTACGAGGGGCTTGCACTCCTCGATCTTCCTGGTCCTCGAGATGATTCCTGCTGCAAAGGCCATGCAGGTCTGCTCACCGCACTCGCCGCAGTTGGTCTGAGGCAGGAACTTGTAAAGGTTGAGCGGGCTACTTTCCTTCAAGGCTATCACACCTCCATTGAGATCCACTTGGTGGTGTCAGGAGTCTCCGCCTTGACGAGGCCCATCAGAGACTGGGTGATCTCCTGCAGGTAGGCTACAGCGATCGGGTTCATCATCATGAAGATGTCCACCCCGGCCATGGCCAGGGAGAACCCGGTGAGGATCTCCCAGATGGGACCCCTCAGCATCCTGTCGCCCCACGGAGAGTCGTTCTTGTTGGGGGAGTTGACCATCCAGGCCTCTCGGACGCCCCAGGCGTTGGTGGTACCGGAGGACATCGGGAAGTTCAGCTCCTCGTCGCCCTTCAGGCCGCCGAGCCTGATCCTCTCCATGTTGGTGTAGGCGAAGTCCATGCCGTAGGCGAGGGCCGCGGTCGTCGGGTCCATGACGATGGAATCCCTGGGGACGCCTGCGACCTTCATCAGCTTCCTGTTCAGTTCCTTCTGGGAGTTGATCTCGAGCTGGGTCCAGGCGAGGCAGACGTTGTTGTTGGCGACGCAGGCCTTTCCGATCGCCTCCCAGTCCAGGTTCAGGCTGGCGCTGGCGATGAGGGCGCGCTCGCCCTGGGCCACCTCGCTCGCCTTGGATAGGACCTCCACGTCCTTCTCGGGGTTGCCGCTTCCGCCGATGACGATCGGCACGTCGACGGCCTGGAGGACGTCCTCTACCACCTTCACCGCCTCCTTGGCCGGCGTGTCCTTTACCAGGGGGTCGGTGCTGATCAGGTGAGTTGTTACCAAATCAGCCTTGAACTCCTTGACCGCCTTCTTCGCCCAGTCGGCGGGGTCGTTCATGACGTCCTCGTAGTGCATCTTGACGGCCTTGGCCATCCCGATGGGCATGTCGAAGACGTCGATGGTGACGACGGGTCTGTTCGGCATCGCGGCATCGAAGAAGAAGGGCATCGCCTTCTCGCCGCCGATCTTGATGACGTGACCTCGGGATCCTCCCTCGGCCTTGGTGGCTCCGAGCTGGACCTCCTGGATCTGGGTCTTCCAGGTCTTGTCGGTGCCGACCGCGAACTTGGTGCTCTTCAGAGCGTCGGGTATCTTGAAGGCCGGAACTGCGGCCGCTGCCTTGGCCAGCTCAGCGGGGGCGGGCGATATCGCCTGAGCCACCGCCACCGGCTGAAGCAGGCTCTCTACAGGATAGCCGAAGGCCTTGGCCATATTGACCAGCTGGACCGCCACCTTTGCGACCTCTTCGCCGAAGTAGTATGCGAAGAGAGGTCCGACGCCGCCAGCACCAGCGTCGATCTCCAGTTCGATGTCTCCCTCGATGGTGATCCCCTCGAGGGACTTCACGTCCATTTCCGCCAATTTCTTATTTAAGTCGGATATGCTTAGTTTCTCTCCCATGTTGATCTCCCCTCATAGACCGATCTCTCGGATTATATGCTCCTCCACTTCCATCACGGCAGGAGAGTCGTCTGGCAGGCCGACCAGGGGGTCGCCTGCCAGATCGAGCCGGGCCACGTTCTCGTCGTAGGGAATCATGCCGATGACCTTGAGGCCTAGGCCCTCTGCAACCTTCAGGATCTGATCTTTTGACAGATCGCGAACCTTGTTCGCTATGACATAGAGGCTTTTGTACTTCAGGTCCAGCTCCTTGGCGAGCTGTCTTATCGTCTCAGCGGTCTTGAGGCCCCTCCTCGATTCGTCGGTGACCACGATCAGAGAATCCACCTCCGAGATGGTCTTCCGGCTCAGATGCTCAAGCCCCGCCGGAGAGTCGACGATGACCAGGTCGTAGTCATCGATGGTCTCGTCCATGATCCCCT
The sequence above is drawn from the Methanothrix harundinacea 6Ac genome and encodes:
- a CDS encoding ATP-binding protein, whose translation is MGKVIAITGKGGTGKTAVTAMIIRSLLKREKKTTILAIDADPDANLADVLGDDVEMTVGDIREEIQDSRISLPPDIDKKQLFAAKIFEALLEKDGYDLLVMGRSEGSGCYCYLNSLLKGIMDETIDDYDLVIVDSPAGLEHLSRKTISEVDSLIVVTDESRRGLKTAETIRQLAKELDLKYKSLYVIANKVRDLSKDQILKVAEGLGLKVIGMIPYDENVARLDLAGDPLVGLPDDSPAVMEVEEHIIREIGL
- a CDS encoding NTP transferase domain-containing protein translates to MGGGDLDAVVMAGGLGTRLKMGEKPMVRLLGRPLIGWVVSALRESALDRVFVATSPRSPGTAAWAEGEGLEVVETPGAGYVPDMISAVEGAGIEGPVLIVMADLPLLRGEILDEILEVYEGVPEPALSVHAPLEIYRRIGAIPDALFNYRGRLIVPAGVNVLLGSEIRAEQEDYHLILDRPEVAANVNSPEDLAICEAILRGELLI
- the cdhD gene encoding CO dehydrogenase/acetyl-CoA synthase subunit delta, yielding MGEKLSISDLNKKLAEMDVKSLEGITIEGDIELEIDAGAGGVGPLFAYYFGEEVAKVAVQLVNMAKAFGYPVESLLQPVAVAQAISPAPAELAKAAAAVPAFKIPDALKSTKFAVGTDKTWKTQIQEVQLGATKAEGGSRGHVIKIGGEKAMPFFFDAAMPNRPVVTIDVFDMPIGMAKAVKMHYEDVMNDPADWAKKAVKEFKADLVTTHLISTDPLVKDTPAKEAVKVVEDVLQAVDVPIVIGGSGNPEKDVEVLSKASEVAQGERALIASASLNLDWEAIGKACVANNNVCLAWTQLEINSQKELNRKLMKVAGVPRDSIVMDPTTAALAYGMDFAYTNMERIRLGGLKGDEELNFPMSSGTTNAWGVREAWMVNSPNKNDSPWGDRMLRGPIWEILTGFSLAMAGVDIFMMMNPIAVAYLQEITQSLMGLVKAETPDTTKWISMEV
- a CDS encoding NifU family protein — protein: MEKLRREVESVLEVIRNALRMEGGDIELVDVAEDGVVSVKLTGSCAGCPFSQMTLKNFVERELKKNVDGIKEVVAV
- the cobZ gene encoding alpha-ribazole phosphatase CobZ, which produces MAAGKDIRDVLQEAGIAIDEVVSAALELYVPHPGVETRSKAEEVFRRELDLALSDPNLCLLIYAGLLLEAEGRRGGLPNMKSSDYERDLTYLIADEVIGMTIAKYIGGYKGTFDYVRYDKAKPGILGVLGPFMDDVIAGLIGGVSANMYTRAVFG
- the cobS gene encoding adenosylcobinamide-GDP ribazoletransferase yields the protein MKDHLLALKAGFGFLSTIPVGISMEGIEALMRHIYLFPLVGAALGLIYAAIALALTAVVPPGIAAALIIVAIFKLCGINHADGLADFGDGVGAHTTVDKKIAAMKDVHIGTGGVLFVTLSILAVYGSLTAIPAAALPVSLVVAEVAAKQSMVAFAAFSTPLHQGFGSIAIQNADRADFLLGLGAAALLCGAFAGPLGIAVLLAAQVSAFYMVAVSRRNFGGATGDGFGATNEVARAVSLVLANVLLAQGLGWGGAIWTPW
- the acsC gene encoding acetyl-CoA decarbonylase/synthase complex subunit gamma; the encoded protein is MKESSPLNLYKFLPQTNCGECGEQTCMAFAAGIISRTRKIEECKPLVDEKNQKKYGKKLDQLKAVIAPEVALVYVGVGDQQLKVGGEDVMYRHQMTFFNKPPFAYDVTDGMNEADLVERVKLIDGWKKFYIGKWESVEMVAVRSVTGDPAKFAACVKKVMENTKKPMILCSFDPKVLKAGLEVSAATRPLIYAATKENWKEVAQLAFDYKVPVTLSVPFDLDGLKGMAQTFAEMGLKDLVLDPGTAPNGEKLQESLQNFIKLRRASVEEGQKDFNYPVMALPINAWMTTKDPVRGAYWESVLAATFVIRGADIMIRHSIEPHSVMPDMHLRFNIYTDPRTPVQVKPGLYKVGNPTESSPVFLTTNFALTYYTVESDLGSNNIDSYLLAVNTDGIGVQASVAGGQLTPAKIKDAFAEAGMDFEKTTHKAFILPGMAAKFSGELDDLYAYKVKAMVGPEDSGRIPGWMEKQWPPKK
- a CDS encoding MJ1244 family protein yields the protein MKTLVKIFVDHEHLGRVINTLTELGITGFYLYEYKGMAPKEWKSFLLKEDPEMTIEAVRHHAEPGVLVNTVIDGDCEPIVKGLEQGLKGIRYTIMGQKVTVLKVRGD
- a CDS encoding LSM domain-containing protein, translating into MFPSKKVQTLIGSRIKVEMKGSQRNVLEGTLNSVDDYLNLHLQETVEIVDGERARSLGSVILRGNNIILISPVE